The window CCATCGACTGCTTCAACCACCCGCCCGGCGCGACGGAGTGTTCGCCCAGAAGAACACCATTAATCTTTTGACCGTAAAGATTGTCACCACCATCGTGATATTTCTTGCGGGTTGTTTCCACATCCGCGGTAAAGCGCGGGTCCTGAGGGCGTTCATGCGAGTTCATGAAATAGGCCACATCCCAGGCCTGCTGGTCGGTAAGTGTGCCGGGATTGCCAAGTGGCATATTGCTTTTTATGAAACCGGCAGCGTTGGGAATCTGGTGCATGCCCGCACCCCAGTTAAATGAATCGTCGCCCCAAAGTGCAGGAAATACCGTTTTCCCAGCAGACTTGCGCCCTTCTCCGTTCTCGCCATGACAAACCGCACAATTGGCCATGAAGACCTGCTTGCCACGCTCCAGATCCATTCCCTGTTCTGGTTTCGCCAGTTTTTTGTAGCCTTGTCCTGCCAGCTTGACGCCGGTAGGTGCCTTGGTGGCCAGCCAGTACATATAGGTGGTGATTGCCAGAATGGCCTTAGAATCCGCGGCGGGAGCCTTCCCGTTCATACTGAATCGGAAACATCCCTGCAGACGTTCGGCAAGACTATTGACGTGGCTGTTTTTCGCGCGATAGGCGGGATAGACAACATAAGCCCCCCACATTGGCGCCGAATCGGCGCGGCGTCCTGCATCCAGGTGGCAGTTCACGCAGTTCAGGGAATTACCTACATAATCAGGAAGCAGCTCTGAGGTATGCATAAAGTAATCCTGTCCCGTGCGTACCATATCGCCAAATTCGTTCTTCGGAATCGAATCCGGCGCAGGAGGAGAAAAGGATTCGGCCTCTGCCGCATGGGCCATATTTACCGATAGCGCCAGCAAGGCCGCAGTCAGCAACCCGCTAGCCGCAAACGTTGTTGTTTTCCTTTTCATTTGGCCTCTCCTTTCTGCTGGGCGTCTGCCTTGGCGACGGGCTGCAATATTGCAGTTGCAAAGTAAGCGCTTACCTGGGCAATCTGTTCATCACTCAGATTCTTCGCCAAATGCGTCATCAGCTTGTGAGTATCTTCACCTCTGTCACCAGACTTCATGGCCGCCAACTGCGTTTTCAAATACTGCTCCGGTTGCCCGGACAACGCAGGAAAGACGGGATCGACACCGATACCACCCGGGCCATGGCATTGCACACAAGCCGGAATGTATGGATTCTCACTGCCGCGATATGCCAGCCATGCTCCTTTGTTTTCCGTAGGATACGTTTCGGATCTCTCGGCAAGTGCTTTCTTGTCAATAACCGGCGGCAAAGAGGCATAATAGGCCGCCACGGCGGCGCGCTGCGCTTCTGAAAGCGCCTTGGCCATCGGCTGCATGATCGGTTGCTTGCGCGAACCGTCGGCGAAATGCATTAGTTGCTGAGACAAATATTCTGCGGGCTGACCGGCCAGAAAGGGATAACCTGCTGCCGGCAAGCCTTCCCCCTTGGCGCCATGACAACTGACACAAGCCGGTTGGCCACTCGCGCCCTTGAGTGCAATCTCGCTACCCTGC of the Advenella mimigardefordensis DPN7 genome contains:
- a CDS encoding c-type cytochrome: MKRKTTTFAASGLLTAALLALSVNMAHAAEAESFSPPAPDSIPKNEFGDMVRTGQDYFMHTSELLPDYVGNSLNCVNCHLDAGRRADSAPMWGAYVVYPAYRAKNSHVNSLAERLQGCFRFSMNGKAPAADSKAILAITTYMYWLATKAPTGVKLAGQGYKKLAKPEQGMDLERGKQVFMANCAVCHGENGEGRKSAGKTVFPALWGDDSFNWGAGMHQIPNAAGFIKSNMPLGNPGTLTDQQAWDVAYFMNSHERPQDPRFTADVETTRKKYHDGGDNLYGQKINGVLLGEHSVAPGGWLKQSMEKSEN
- a CDS encoding c-type cytochrome — encoded protein: MNNTLYCHKICRRLLFACLLPVSWTAHGADSEQIKQGSEIALKGASGQPACVSCHGAKGEGLPAAGYPFLAGQPAEYLSQQLMHFADGSRKQPIMQPMAKALSEAQRAAVAAYYASLPPVIDKKALAERSETYPTENKGAWLAYRGSENPYIPACVQCHGPGGIGVDPVFPALSGQPEQYLKTQLAAMKSGDRGEDTHKLMTHLAKNLSDEQIAQVSAYFATAILQPVAKADAQQKGEAK